In Quercus robur chromosome 11, dhQueRobu3.1, whole genome shotgun sequence, the sequence taaaatagtacaatggagtctatgaataataccaaaaagtgcaaccggctcataaatagtatcaaaaacaaacttaatagtaaaataaactgacaAATTTCATCATATCAAACACACACAACGTTAACCGAATAAACCAATTAAGTACTATAATTTAACAGCATGTTTTTACGTGACAACAAGCTGTCAAGcgctttttttttatgagagtaaAAAGCACTTCTAGAGCTTGTTTGGCATCAACTAccgtttttagtttttaatttttatgtttctaataaataaaaaattagtttttatatatagctttttaaaatcttatagcaaaaagctttttaaaataaatatactttaacaaatttttagcaaaaagatCTTAGCAAAAAGCTAGATAAGTTATTCTTAAATATAcacttattttgaaattttttccatATTTCCTCTTCTTTGGTCCTTTCAATTATAGTTTTATAAGAGCAACAAGCACTTGTTTCGTACATTTTTCCGTATTTCCTCCTTTCTCCTCTCAATTATAGGATGAAGGgagtacttttttttcttagaatttgtttgggatctgcttattttgctacaactgaaaattttttgttaaaagtattataaataaaagtattataaataaaagtaaaaattagctaaaatagtacaatggagtctatgaataataccaaaaagtgcaaccagctcataaatagtatcaaaaacaaacttaatagtaaaataaactgacaAATTTCATCATATCAAACACACACAACGTTAACCGAATAAACCAATTAAGTACTATAATTTAACAGCATGTTTTTACGTGACAACAAGTTGTCAAGcgctttttttttatgagagtaaAAAGCACTTCTAGAGCTTGTTTGGCATCAACTAccgtttttagtttttaaattttatgtttctaataaataaaaaattagtttttatatatagctttttaaaatcttatagcaaaaagctttttaaaataaatatactttaacaaatttttagcaaaaagatCTTAGCAAAAAGCTAGATAAGTTATTCTTAAATATAcacttattttgaaattttttccatATTTCCTCTTCTTTGGTCCTTTCAATTATAGTTTTATAAGAGCAACAAGCACTTGTTTCGTACATTTTTCCATATTTCCTCCTTTCTCCTCTCAATTATAGTTTTATAAGAGCAATAAGCACTGTAAATTTTTCCATATTTCCTCCTCTTTTCTCCCTTCAATTATAGTTTGACGGAATGATCCCATCAAGTTAATACTAATTTAACAGCATTTTTTCACGTGACAAGAAGCAGTCaagcgctttttttttttttttttttttagtaagaacAACAAGCACTGTTTTCCAGCGTGCTATGGAAACGTTGGATGACCTTTTTTCCTTATTTACTGGGAACGTTGACTGCTTTTGCTCTTAGAAGACTTGAACTTATGCAAATCACTCTAATTAGGATTTATAGTACAACTGCAATGTCTATCCCAATCACACCTCAAATTTCCATTAATTAGTGTTTTCAACCTCAATACCAGAGTTTCAATCATGGCTGTTTACAACCTCACGATCAAACATTTCCGATTTCCACAACTTTTCATcctcttttctctatttatgATCACCAATTTCTTCTCTGTACTAACCCCATTTACATTTACAAGTGCTTTATCCTTCAACTTCCCTAGTTTTGATTCTTCAGAACCTAATATATCATATGAGCACGCTTATGCTAATGAAGACAAATTCATTCAACTCACCGGCAGCAAGCTATTAACATTTTATCATGGTCGAGCCACGTATTTCAGACCCATGCACCTGTGGGACAAGGACTCTAAAAACCTCACAGATTTCGCTACCCATTTTTCCTTTGTCATTGATTCGCTGAATCAATCGAGCCGTGCAGACGGGATGGCCTTCTTCCTCGCACCTAACGGTTCCAAATTTTCTTGGATAACCAATGGTAGCGATCTGGGTCTCTATAACCCAGAGCAAAACTCAGATGAAAATTCTTTTGTTGCAGTGGAATTTGATATCTGCAGCAATACTGAATTTGATCCGCCTGGGGAGCATGTAGGTATTGATATCAACTCCATAATATCTGTTGCTAATGTGTCATGGTTGAGTAATATTACTATTCTGGAAGGAAAAAGTAATGAAGCTTGGATTAGTTACAATTCTAGTTCACATAATTTGAGTGTTGTCTTCACTGTTTTTAAAGACAATGTTACTGTAAACCAGTCGCTTTCTTATATTGTTGATTTGAGAAAGGTCCTACCCGAATGGGTTACTTTTGGATTCTCAGCCGCAACAGGAACTTATTCTGCTATGCATACTATTAAATCTTgggattttttttcaagtttggaAATTGATAATAACAATACCAACGCAGGACACAGTCTAAAACTCCCCCCTAAGAAAAGGAACCCATCCATGTTAGTTGTGGGGTTCATTGCAGGGGGATTTATTTTGGTTGGTGGGTTGGCCATGGTTCTGTTTGCCTTGTGGAAGAGGAATCGGAGGGCTAATGAAGATGATCGTGCCCTTGATGAAGAGTTTAAACGGGAAACAGGACCGAGGAGGTTTACATACGATGAATTGGCTCGTGCGACAAATGATTTcaacgaaaaagaaaaactaggccaaggaggatttggtggagTTTACAGGGGATTTTTAAGGGACTTCAACTCCATTGTTGCTGTTAAAAGGGTATCAGAAGGGTCTACACAAGGGATAAGGGAGTATGCAGCAGAAGTAAAAATCATCAGCCAATTGAGACACAAGAATTTGGTACAACTCATTGGATGGTGTCATGAAAGAAGTAGAGGACAACTATTACTTGTTTATGATTTCATGCACAATGGAAGCTTAGattcacatctttttaaagaAGATACCTTATTAGTGTGGGAAGTGAGGTATAGAATTGTACAACACCTGGCCTTAGCCTTGCTTTACTTGCATGAAGGATGGGATCGTTGCGTGTTGCATAGAGATATAAAACCGAGCAATATTATGCTTGATTCAAATTTCAATGCCAAACTTGGGGATTTTGGATTAGCTAGGCTCGTGGACCATGCTAGTGCATCACGAACTACTGATTTGGCAGGTACCAAGGGCTATATGGACCCAGGATGTGTCACAACCCGAAGGGCTAGTAAGGAATCAGATATCTATAGTTTTGGAATTGTTGCATTGGAGTTAGCTTGTGGAAGAAAATCTGTCAACCACGAGGCCCCAGAAGATCAAGTAGTCATGTTGGAGTGGGTTAGGGAGCTCCATGGAAGAGAAGTACTTCTTAACGCGGCTGACCAAAGGTTGGGTGGGCATTTTGATGAGCAACAAATGAAGTGTTTGTTGATTGTAGGGCTTTGGTGTGCTCACTCCGAATATGATCGTAGACCTTCAATAAAAGAAGCAATTCAAGTGCTCAATTTTGAAGCTCCATTGCCTCATCTCCAATTTGATATCCTCAAGTCATCACATCATACTCCAACAATGAATGATACTAATTCTACCGGATGACAACTCCAATTCCTCATAGTTTAAAGCACACTTTGTTGCTTATTTACCTGCATTGCTTTTGTTGTTAGAAGTTGAACTTGttttaattgaactttcatttaaagtaagaatgttatatatatgttgaatgAGTGTGGAATAAATGTAAGGAGTTTATTTTGAATTGtgttattaatgaaattgaatttagaaTTATTGTTTGtaattatatatacttttgCATTGCACGGAACTAATGAAACCATATTTAATTGAATATGATATGAACtcgtgtcattttttttattgttggttGTAGCCTTATCAAATTTGTAGTCAGACTTTGTTCATTTTAGACATGTTGCCACATTAATTTTAACTTTCCTTTCAAGGGTACGTAGTATAGGTGAAAAATTAAGCAATTAAACTATGTGTACTTCTTTAAAGAATCAAGAGTAACTGTTAAGTCAGACAAGCACGAATTCAATGGCCAAGATCAATCACCCTTGACCAAGCTCGGCTGCCCAATACCCAAATCGGCCATCCAATGCCCAAGCTTGTCTACCCACCACTAAGATCAGCCACCAAACACCTTGGCAACCAAGACAACTTggcgcagagagagagagagagagagtacataAATTAAAGGTTAATACAAATCATTTGGAAAGCTAAACCACTGATCCGTTCAACGGTGTAAAAATGAGCACAATTGGAGGTTCCATGTGCCTGTGGTTCCATCAGAAATTTTTTACATTGATATCACACACAACCAAACTTTTTTCATGTATCGGCACACACTAGTGGCTCCCTTCACGCATAACATAGAGTGAAGgaataatatataaagaaaatgaaatttaagaatattaatatattttccaattttaaaataattttatcgaTTTAAACGCTTCACTTAATTTGTGAGTGAGAGggaataatatataaaattggaaGATATTGTTTCATACTTATCGTACGCTCATAAACAGCCTATAATTTCATACATGAATGATATGTATGGAGGATATATACTAACGAGCGTGAGGGAATCAATGCCTATATAAAATTATAGAAGAGACCCTTGATATATTCCACCCTACGGGCCAGCTTTGCGGTGAAAGCTAAAGTTACTTGAATCTTACATCGGTATACCATCTTTGGAGTTTAAAAGGTGAAGTCAAGACACAAGGTGTAGAATTAGCTTTAATCAAGGTAAGCTTGAGAGCAAAAGATATAATCATATAACATATAACTGCATAGGGGTTGTAATAGGCGTGGATGCTAATCATTTCTTAGAGGCGGATATTTACTACGTTCACCATCTAATTTCTCTATTTAATTCTTCAAACATACAAGGACGGTGCATCCTTAGACAATGTCTTAGAACTTTACCCTTCTATTGCTGTATTTGACACTCACTTTATATTCTCCTAAGAAGCCATAATAGCTATAAGAACCATGCTCGTCTGTCTGACCTTGTACCGCCCCGGTTTTCCATTCTTTAAGTATGTAGCTTGTCAACCATCTCTCCGGCAGGCAGATTTTGGAAATTATTATCAGTCAGGCACATTTGATAACACCCATTAGGATGCAGTGCGTCCAAAGCATAATTCCATTCACAGAAGGATGTGAAAAGCCTTCTCTCAATAATTCTTCTATGTAAATAGCCTGCAAAAAAAACAAGTCTCAAATCAATTAAATTTGCACATTCAGTGATATATTCCAAGGGGCAATAAAATTTGTGGTTTGTGCTAAAATCAAACCAGaactaataattttatgtaaaagCATGATGGATATGACGAAATCTTCAGGAAATTTCGAATAGCTTACTACTTGGCCCAAATGAGTATTCATATGTACTTTTAGTAATATAACCTATTTGATTAGTCGAATGActtatttaaatgatttaatgaaTCGTATAATTTAATACACATGGATGATTTATGAATTCTCACACATAATGGATTGAAGGAAATTTCTTCAACCCAGTTTGAAGGAATACTTTATCTTTACAAATATAGTTCAAGCTAAAGAGTAGTGCTAACATGTGTAGCCATAGCTACAACATTAGAACTCTCCATTAAGTAAATTAAGAAAAGTGAGTAACAATTAGACTTGCTCACCTGTGCTTCTTGACCAAGTCTATTGCTGATATCCACCTCTATAAGCCATATGGGAAGCCCTAATGTGGCCAACTTATCTAGAATATCTCTCATCAAAGAAGGGTTTGGTATGGTAAAATGACCCTCTAATCCAATCCCATCCATTGAAACACCACTAGGTTCGAGTTCTCTCATCCTTGAAATGTAGGTATCAACTGAGGAATTCACATTACTGCAAGTCTCAACCACATTAGATTCATTCATAAAGAGGGTTGCCAATGGATCTGACATGTGTGCTATCTCATAGAAATGCAATGTGGCATTAGGGCCAAGTCGTTGCTCATAGAAATCAAAGTGAAGCATTTCACTGCTAACATCCGAGTGTATGaattcttctttgtacttgcaTAACATAGACATTAAATTTTAATGCACAACAAAAACTTATGTCTAATAAGTAATAGTTTCATACATTTGAATTCTTAATTTTGCACTAGTATTACTATTCTATAGATGAGACATAAGCAGTGAGTCACTTGCAATACCTtggaaatcaataaaaataaaaacacaaaattttcgtAACAATTGAGGTGGCATGCTATGATTGTTGCTAATAAAATTGATGTCAGTAGTAACCTCATGTAAAAGTGATGTTCTAATCACAACTTTTCATGTCAATGGGGTTAAAAACTTTATATCGTTCACATTACTGGTAACTAGTAAGAACTACATTTAGTATTTCCCTGAAGGGTTAGAATTGAGAAACTGGATGGTGAAGTCACAACAAATCCACCCTTGAGAAATGACCAACatccatgcttttttttttttgggctaaacaACAACATTATCATTCAACTAGCAAATAAGATGGCTGTCAGCCTTACAAGCATCTGCAATGACCATAGGAAGACTACACTTACTGAAACAAAATGCTCTACAAAACCTGATTGCATACTTTGCAGCCTCATGGGCAGTAGTATTGCAACATCTTCTAACCCAACgtaaattaaaattcaaaaagaaattacGAAGATCAAGTATATTACTAATAATAGTAGCAATGGACCAATCAGGACTTAGCATCTCCTTCGATGATGATATGCTGCTAGTTTTCACTTAGAGCTAGCTGAATTGCCTAGAGTACAGCTGCAGCTTCAGCTTGCAGTGGTGTGCACCATTTATGCATTTTAGCCCAAACTTTAAGAACCTCTCCATTTTTATTcctagccaccaccaccaaagcAATGACATTTTCAGACACAGCAGTGTCCACATTGAGTTTAATCCATCCCTCCTCTGATGCTTCCCAACCATTTAAGCTTATCCTTGGATAAGGTCTTTTCCTTAGATAAGGTCCTAGCATATTCTGTAGTTCTCTTCTCTATATGTTGGGTGGCTTCCATATCCATGCTTTGCTATGACAGTACCTATACTGTCATATGACACATCTTGTGACTTCAGGCTTGCCTTTATGAGAGCTGATTCTGCACCTTGTATCTTGACCCAACCTATTAAAAGCACCAAAAAATAGCCTACCAGTGTGAGATTCAAGTAACTTTAACCCGCCAGTTGATCTGGTAGACAGCCGTTTCAATTTCATTTATGTTAGGCCGTAAAAGTGAATTTGTCCACAACAGCCAATAGGCATGGTTATGGGCTGAGCTTGGCAGCATGTGAAATTATTGGTACagtttgtctttttttcttttgtttgaacaacttattCATTATTCTATGAGGAAAGGTAAACACTAGCAATAGTAGTGATAAATAACTATATAACTATTTTTAGTACCACTAAATATTAAAATGTACCTCGCAATAGTGAaaccaaaattatattttttggctCCACAGCTACAATGTACAGTTACTTTTGACTATGCAtggtagtaaaaaaaaaaatatatatatatatatatatatattgcattcACATTGCTTTTGTCTCTCTCCTCACTACCTCTCCGTATCTCTCCCATGTCCACCATGCGTTCACACTACTTTTGATTGTGGTTGTgttttgatagttgaataaaatattattttattgtaatatttatattattttattgtgttaaaaactaaaataaaatcactatTATTAAATgtgaaaagataaaataaataaaataactttttatagtgcggaaaaactaaaaatttggcTCCGGTGGATGCATAAGCTCATTCAAAACATACTATCTACCACTAATAGGGGCTGCAGAATTTTGGGCATGAATATGATGTTTATTgggcgattttggcccattagcattgatttttaaaatatttaggctcgaaacactgtttgggaaatatatagcaatataccacttttttaggtactcgagcttgccaagctcgagtaccatgtttttttaatccactatcgccccatattcaaggagccctatagtggcgtttttaagccctatagtgacgttttcgggccctatagcggcgttttcctgcaaaaatttttttataagtccccataacaggttcaaggggccctatagtggcgtttttaagccctatagtgacgttttcgggccctatagcggcgatttcctgcaaaaaaatttttataagtccccataacaggttcaaggggccctatagtggcgtttttaagccctatagtgacgttt encodes:
- the LOC126706072 gene encoding L-type lectin-domain containing receptor kinase IX.1-like, with the protein product MAVYNLTIKHFRFPQLFILFSLFMITNFFSVLTPFTFTSALSFNFPSFDSSEPNISYEHAYANEDKFIQLTGSKLLTFYHGRATYFRPMHLWDKDSKNLTDFATHFSFVIDSLNQSSRADGMAFFLAPNGSKFSWITNGSDLGLYNPEQNSDENSFVAVEFDICSNTEFDPPGEHVGIDINSIISVANVSWLSNITILEGKSNEAWISYNSSSHNLSVVFTVFKDNVTVNQSLSYIVDLRKVLPEWVTFGFSAATGTYSAMHTIKSWDFFSSLEIDNNNTNAGHSLKLPPKKRNPSMLVVGFIAGGFILVGGLAMVLFALWKRNRRANEDDRALDEEFKRETGPRRFTYDELARATNDFNEKEKLGQGGFGGVYRGFLRDFNSIVAVKRVSEGSTQGIREYAAEVKIISQLRHKNLVQLIGWCHERSRGQLLLVYDFMHNGSLDSHLFKEDTLLVWEVRYRIVQHLALALLYLHEGWDRCVLHRDIKPSNIMLDSNFNAKLGDFGLARLVDHASASRTTDLAGTKGYMDPGCVTTRRASKESDIYSFGIVALELACGRKSVNHEAPEDQVVMLEWVRELHGREVLLNAADQRLGGHFDEQQMKCLLIVGLWCAHSEYDRRPSIKEAIQVLNFEAPLPHLQFDILKSSHHTPTMNDTNSTG